In the Haloferula helveola genome, one interval contains:
- a CDS encoding RNA-binding protein — protein MKMYVGNLSWDATSQDITELFAQYGEVTDVHLPTDRDSGRPRGFAFVTMGSKSAMVDAIKALDGTEFLGRDLRVNEARPREDRGGGGGGRGGYRN, from the coding sequence ATGAAAATGTATGTAGGCAATCTGTCCTGGGACGCGACTTCCCAGGACATCACCGAACTCTTCGCCCAATACGGAGAAGTGACCGACGTCCATCTCCCGACCGACCGTGACAGCGGCCGCCCGCGCGGCTTCGCCTTCGTCACGATGGGATCGAAGTCGGCCATGGTCGACGCCATCAAGGCTCTCGACGGCACCGAGTTCCTCGGCCGTGACCTCCGGGTCAACGAAGCCCGGCCCCGCGAAGATCGCGGCGGCGGTGGCGGCGGACGTGGCGGCTATCGCAACTGA
- the hflK gene encoding FtsH protease activity modulator HflK, producing the protein MNDSFGPPDLPPQRQPQMPQFPELPKLPFSPKLLLFVPLVLVLLIGVWSSFYTVEAEEVGVVTRFGKFQSTHDPGLRFKLPFGIDRVQKVAVERQQKQEFGFGTQGASNPSQFRKSAPEQQAEKQMVTGDLNAALIEWVVQYRIQNPTEYLFNVRNPDETLRDASESIMREAVGDRTVDEVLTVGRQAIEAEVLLKLQELVNRYEMGLRINQVQLKNVDPPRDVQSSFNEVNNAQQQREELINKANGEYNREVPKARGEADRSISDAEGYAIQRVNEAEGDAARFNALYAEFTKAPTITRQRLYLETMAKVVPALGNKIILDEDAKQLLPLLNLDRTPTPR; encoded by the coding sequence ATGAACGACTCCTTCGGCCCGCCCGACCTGCCGCCGCAGCGGCAACCCCAAATGCCCCAGTTTCCGGAACTGCCCAAGCTGCCGTTTTCGCCGAAGCTGCTGCTCTTCGTCCCGCTTGTCCTCGTGCTGCTGATCGGAGTCTGGAGTTCATTCTACACGGTGGAGGCCGAGGAAGTCGGAGTGGTGACCCGTTTCGGGAAATTCCAGTCCACGCATGATCCGGGTCTCCGCTTCAAACTGCCGTTCGGCATCGACCGGGTGCAAAAGGTGGCGGTCGAGCGCCAGCAAAAGCAGGAGTTCGGATTCGGCACCCAGGGCGCGAGCAACCCGAGCCAATTCCGCAAGTCGGCTCCGGAACAACAGGCGGAAAAGCAGATGGTCACAGGCGACCTGAACGCGGCGTTGATCGAATGGGTCGTCCAGTATCGCATCCAGAACCCGACCGAGTATCTGTTCAATGTCCGCAATCCCGACGAAACGCTGCGCGACGCATCCGAGTCGATCATGCGCGAAGCCGTGGGTGACCGCACCGTTGACGAAGTGCTGACAGTCGGACGTCAGGCGATCGAGGCCGAAGTGCTGCTGAAACTCCAGGAACTCGTGAACCGCTACGAGATGGGACTGCGCATCAACCAGGTCCAGTTGAAGAACGTCGATCCACCCCGTGACGTCCAATCTTCGTTCAACGAGGTCAACAACGCCCAGCAGCAGCGGGAGGAACTGATCAACAAGGCGAACGGTGAGTACAACCGGGAGGTCCCCAAGGCCCGCGGCGAGGCGGACCGGAGCATCAGTGACGCGGAAGGCTACGCGATCCAGCGGGTCAATGAAGCCGAAGGTGACGCGGCCCGGTTCAACGCGCTCTATGCCGAGTTTACGAAAGCCCCGACCATCACCCGCCAGCGCCTCTATCTCGAGACCATGGCGAAGGTCGTGCCTGCCCTTGGCAACAAGATCATTCTGGACGAGGACGCCAAACAACTCCTGCCACTTCTGAATCTCGACCGAACCCCCACCCCACGATGA
- the hflC gene encoding protease modulator HflC, giving the protein MSQIPKNALKGFLAILILAVAVIVLPSALYRVAETEQAIITQFGKPVGEPVTSAGLNFKMPFVQKVNRIDKRVLEWDGTPTEMPTKDKTYILVDTFGRWRISDPLKYFQRLRDERSAQSRLDDILGSETRNTIARNELIEVVRTTKNREVEIDEALAEADLSGNVGVLKPISKGRSTMEKEILGAAAPKLLEFGIELLDVRFKRINYNRSVQQRIFDRMISERLQIAERFRSEGQGEAAKIIGGMERDLREIKSEAYRKVQSIQGDADAKATRIYAEAYNQTPEAAELYNFVRTLEVYEEVLDSGTTLVLSTDSELFKLLKDAEALPMTDAVGSPEP; this is encoded by the coding sequence ATGAGCCAGATTCCCAAAAACGCTCTCAAGGGCTTCCTCGCCATTCTGATCCTCGCGGTCGCGGTGATCGTGCTTCCGTCCGCGCTCTACCGCGTCGCGGAAACCGAGCAGGCCATCATCACCCAGTTCGGCAAGCCGGTCGGCGAGCCGGTCACCAGCGCCGGACTGAATTTCAAGATGCCCTTTGTCCAGAAGGTCAACCGCATCGACAAGCGGGTGCTGGAGTGGGACGGCACCCCCACCGAGATGCCGACCAAGGACAAGACCTACATCCTGGTCGACACCTTCGGGCGGTGGCGCATTTCGGACCCTCTCAAGTACTTTCAGCGTCTCCGCGACGAGAGATCGGCCCAGTCGCGCCTCGATGACATTCTCGGATCCGAAACCCGCAACACGATCGCGCGCAACGAACTGATCGAAGTCGTCCGCACCACCAAGAACCGCGAGGTCGAGATCGACGAAGCCCTTGCGGAAGCGGATCTCAGCGGAAACGTCGGGGTTCTCAAGCCGATCAGCAAGGGTCGCTCTACGATGGAGAAGGAGATCCTAGGGGCGGCAGCACCGAAGCTCCTGGAGTTCGGCATCGAACTGCTCGACGTGCGCTTCAAGCGCATCAACTACAACCGCTCGGTCCAGCAACGGATTTTCGACCGGATGATTTCGGAGCGACTTCAGATTGCGGAACGCTTCCGTTCCGAAGGCCAAGGCGAGGCGGCCAAGATCATCGGCGGCATGGAAAGGGACCTGCGCGAGATCAAGTCGGAAGCCTACCGCAAGGTCCAGAGCATCCAGGGCGATGCCGACGCGAAGGCGACCCGGATCTATGCCGAGGCCTACAATCAAACGCCCGAGGCAGCCGAACTCTACAATTTCGTGCGGACCCTCGAAGTCTACGAGGAGGTTCTCGATTCGGGCACCACTCTGGTACTTTCGACCGACAGCGAGCTGTTCAAACTGCTGAAGGACGCTGAGGCACTTCCGATGACCGACGCCGTCGGCTCGCCGGAGCCTTGA
- a CDS encoding AEC family transporter, producing MESTLELLRQVLPVYLLIFVGAVLRRVGLTKREHDDGILHLVFHVMYPCFIVDKILGSDSVRNVSSIAWGIGIGFALTVTGFLIVWLGAGLLRYEKGSGKRTFTLTAGVQNFGYTAIPVVEQLWVGGGAIAMLFVHNLGVELAIWSVGVMLISGQREIPWKRLINGPMCAVAIGLILVALDWDGMRTVPATGLEEPGVLRRTMSWLGAGAFPVAIFVTGAVVMDLIGRERPSWRATVGGVVFRLALLPAVILSAAKFLPAPIELKQVLIVQAAMPAAMTPILLAKLYGGRPAVAVEVVVATTIVSLITLPVVLLIGRSWLGFVD from the coding sequence GTGGAAAGCACCTTGGAGCTACTTCGGCAGGTTCTGCCCGTCTACCTGCTGATCTTTGTCGGCGCGGTGCTGAGGCGGGTCGGGCTGACCAAGAGGGAGCACGACGACGGGATCCTGCATCTGGTGTTCCACGTCATGTATCCCTGCTTCATCGTCGATAAGATCCTCGGCAGTGACAGTGTCCGGAATGTTTCATCGATCGCATGGGGGATCGGTATCGGGTTCGCGTTGACGGTGACCGGCTTTCTTATCGTCTGGCTCGGCGCCGGACTGCTGCGCTACGAGAAAGGTTCCGGCAAGCGGACCTTCACCCTCACCGCCGGGGTTCAGAACTTCGGTTACACCGCGATCCCGGTCGTCGAGCAGCTGTGGGTGGGTGGCGGCGCCATCGCGATGCTGTTCGTCCACAATCTCGGAGTCGAACTGGCGATCTGGTCGGTCGGCGTGATGCTCATTTCCGGGCAGCGCGAGATTCCGTGGAAACGTCTGATCAACGGGCCGATGTGTGCGGTGGCGATCGGCTTGATTCTGGTTGCGCTTGATTGGGACGGCATGCGGACGGTTCCGGCGACAGGCCTGGAAGAGCCGGGAGTGCTACGCCGGACGATGAGTTGGCTTGGCGCCGGGGCTTTTCCGGTGGCGATCTTCGTGACGGGCGCGGTGGTGATGGACCTGATCGGCCGAGAGCGACCGTCGTGGCGGGCGACTGTGGGCGGTGTTGTGTTCCGGCTCGCCCTGCTGCCCGCGGTGATCCTGAGCGCCGCGAAGTTCCTGCCGGCCCCGATCGAGCTCAAGCAGGTGCTGATCGTCCAGGCGGCGATGCCGGCGGCGATGACTCCGATCCTTCTGGCGAAGCTCTACGGAGGACGTCCGGCGGTGGCGGTCGAGGTCGTCGTCGCCACCACGATCGTCAGCCTGATCACCTTGCCGGTGGTGCTGCTGATCGGCCGCAGCTGGCTGGGATTCGTCGATTAG
- the uxaC gene encoding glucuronate isomerase translates to MAYPDRDFLLHSPSAKRLFHEVADGLPIYDYHCHLPPDEIARNHRWSNLTELWLGGDHYKWRLLRANGIDERFITGDAAPEEKFQAWAATVPKTLRNPIHHWTHLELQRYFGINLLLSPDTADLIWEEANEKLSDESFCVHGILEKFDVRMVGTTDDPVDPLDTHHAIADSALSTKVRPTFRPDKAFAVDQPENFNAWIDKLEAISDTDISQLGDLLTALHKRHDAFHEAGCRLSDHGLDHCPALRCDDAEAAIIFEKARTGQAATAEEREQFTFYLLLFLGRLDAAREWTKQLHLGPFRNVNPGMFERLGPDSGFDTIGDFRQGPGLVNYLGALAAENTLPKIVLYNINPTDNYLFAAMTGAFQDGTVAGKIQFGSGWWFLDQKEGMEMQINALSSTGLLSRFVGMLTDSRSFLSFPRHEYFRRILCNLIGNDADRGELPDDFETLANLVRDVCSENAARQFGDV, encoded by the coding sequence ATGGCATACCCCGACCGCGACTTCCTTCTCCACTCCCCCTCCGCCAAGCGCCTTTTCCACGAAGTGGCGGACGGACTGCCGATCTACGACTATCACTGCCATCTCCCGCCCGATGAAATCGCGCGCAACCACCGGTGGTCGAACCTGACCGAACTGTGGCTGGGTGGTGACCACTACAAGTGGCGCCTCTTGCGGGCCAACGGCATCGACGAGCGATTCATTACCGGAGACGCAGCCCCCGAGGAGAAATTCCAGGCATGGGCGGCGACGGTGCCCAAGACCCTGCGCAACCCGATCCACCACTGGACCCACCTCGAACTGCAGCGCTACTTCGGCATCAACCTGCTGCTGAGCCCGGACACCGCCGACCTAATCTGGGAAGAAGCCAACGAGAAGCTGAGCGACGAGAGTTTCTGCGTCCACGGGATCCTCGAGAAGTTCGACGTCCGGATGGTCGGCACCACCGATGATCCGGTGGACCCGCTCGACACCCACCACGCGATTGCCGATTCCGCACTGTCGACGAAAGTCCGGCCGACGTTCCGGCCCGACAAGGCCTTCGCCGTCGATCAACCGGAGAATTTCAATGCCTGGATCGACAAGCTTGAGGCGATTTCCGACACCGACATCTCCCAGCTGGGCGACCTCCTGACCGCGCTCCACAAGCGTCACGACGCCTTCCATGAAGCGGGCTGCCGCCTCTCCGACCACGGCCTCGACCACTGCCCCGCCCTGCGGTGCGACGACGCCGAGGCGGCGATCATTTTCGAGAAGGCTCGGACCGGACAGGCCGCCACCGCCGAAGAGCGGGAACAGTTCACCTTTTACCTCCTCCTGTTCCTCGGCCGACTGGACGCGGCCCGCGAATGGACGAAACAGCTCCACCTCGGCCCGTTCCGAAATGTCAACCCGGGCATGTTCGAACGGCTCGGACCGGATAGCGGATTCGACACCATCGGCGACTTCCGCCAAGGCCCGGGGCTCGTCAACTATCTCGGTGCTCTCGCGGCGGAGAACACCCTTCCGAAGATCGTGCTCTACAACATCAACCCGACCGACAACTACCTGTTTGCCGCCATGACCGGCGCCTTCCAGGACGGCACCGTCGCCGGGAAGATCCAGTTCGGCTCAGGATGGTGGTTCCTCGACCAGAAGGAGGGCATGGAGATGCAGATCAACGCCCTGTCATCGACCGGCCTCCTCTCCCGTTTTGTCGGAATGCTGACCGACTCCAGGTCCTTCCTGTCGTTCCCGAGGCACGAGTACTTCCGAAGAATCCTCTGCAACCTGATCGGCAATGACGCCGACCGGGGCGAGCTACCGGACGACTTCGAGACTCTCGCGAACCTGGTCCGCGATGTCTGCTCGGAGAACGCCGCGCGCCAATTCGGCGATGTCTAA